One Desulfobulbus oligotrophicus DNA segment encodes these proteins:
- the dsrO gene encoding sulfate reduction electron transfer complex DsrMKJOP subunit DsrO produces the protein MDTNRRNFLKVAGISTLAGLGGTTIVNRLVAGVDEAHAAATAGSGVERKTSETIRYGLVIDIKKFHQDPSLGEKAVNACHQIHNVPKFPEKRDEIKWIWMTNFENAFVESPNLYQDEANQTHQLPILCNHCDNPPCVRVCPTKATYRYEDGIVGMDYHRCIGCRFCMAACPYGSRSFNWRDPQAYIENINRDYPARTRGVVEKCNFCVERVQAGLQPACVEAVGDSKALVFGNLKDPHSEIRQILKEKQTIQRNPSLGTIPSVFYIV, from the coding sequence ATGGATACAAACAGAAGAAACTTCCTCAAGGTAGCCGGTATCTCAACTCTGGCCGGTCTTGGGGGGACGACGATTGTTAACAGACTGGTTGCCGGTGTCGATGAGGCTCATGCTGCAGCAACAGCAGGCTCCGGGGTGGAGCGCAAAACTTCCGAAACCATCCGCTACGGCCTGGTTATCGATATCAAAAAGTTCCATCAGGATCCAAGCTTGGGTGAAAAGGCGGTCAATGCCTGTCATCAGATCCACAATGTTCCGAAGTTTCCGGAAAAACGAGATGAGATTAAGTGGATTTGGATGACGAATTTCGAAAACGCGTTTGTTGAATCGCCAAACCTGTATCAGGATGAGGCGAACCAGACACATCAGTTGCCCATTCTGTGCAACCACTGTGATAATCCTCCGTGTGTCCGTGTCTGTCCGACAAAGGCCACTTATCGATATGAGGACGGAATTGTAGGTATGGATTACCACCGGTGTATCGGCTGCCGATTCTGTATGGCTGCCTGTCCCTATGGCAGCCGGAGCTTTAACTGGCGTGATCCCCAGGCGTATATTGAAAATATAAACCGGGACTATCCCGCTCGTACCCGTGGTGTGGTTGAGAAATGTAATTTTTGTGTTGAACGAGTGCAAGCCGGCCTGCAACCGGCCTGTGTTGAGGCAGTTGGCGATAGTAAGGCCTTGGTGTTCGGTAATCTCAAAGATCCTCATTCCGAGATCAGACAGATCCTGAAAGAAAAGCAGACCATTCAAAGGAACCCTTCTCTCGGAACCATACCTTCAGTCTTTTATATCGTGTGA
- the dsrK gene encoding sulfate reduction electron transfer complex DsrMKJOP subunit DsrK: MAVVKVDKLARSVAEGPSLMTGSIPTKDWMDVPVVFKPGNYAYTTKPEILRYLDSQKGISLPNAREWNPEDDDWKLPENWKEIIIQGLADRLDRFRSLKIFMDCCVRCGACSDKCHFFLGTGDPKNMPVLRAELLRSVYRQEFTRAGKILGRLAGGREMTVGVLKEWFMYAYQCTECRRCSVFCPYGIDTAEITMMLRELLHLVGIGINWCMEPVANSNRTGNHMGLTPQAFKGNVEFLCEDIESLTGITVNPSFNRKGAEILFITPSADVFAEPGIFTCMGYLLLFEAIGLDYTWSTYASEGGNFGLFTSNEVMKKLNGKMYAEAKRLGVRWILGGECGHMWRVLHQYMDTMNGPADFLEVPRSPITGTVFDNAASTKMIHISEFTADLIKHNKITLDKSRNAHVTATFHDSCNPARAMGLLDEPRYILDHVVEKWYEMPENTIREQTFCCGSGTALNTDEIMELRMRSGLPRANAVRYVQEKHNVNTLGCVCAIDRATLTTLMDYWVPEVQVAGLSELVGNALVIEGEQRQDLTEGLRTMV, translated from the coding sequence ATGGCAGTGGTAAAGGTAGATAAGTTAGCGCGAAGTGTTGCTGAGGGACCTTCGTTGATGACAGGCTCCATCCCGACGAAAGACTGGATGGATGTTCCCGTTGTTTTTAAGCCCGGGAATTACGCCTATACAACGAAACCGGAGATATTGCGGTACCTTGACAGCCAAAAAGGCATCAGTTTGCCGAATGCACGCGAGTGGAACCCTGAGGACGACGATTGGAAGCTACCGGAGAATTGGAAGGAAATTATCATTCAGGGGCTTGCCGACCGGCTTGATCGTTTCCGTTCCCTGAAAATTTTTATGGATTGTTGTGTTCGCTGCGGAGCATGTTCCGATAAGTGCCACTTTTTCCTCGGCACCGGTGATCCGAAAAACATGCCGGTTTTACGTGCCGAACTTCTGCGATCGGTGTACCGGCAGGAATTCACCCGTGCCGGTAAAATTCTTGGCAGACTGGCCGGTGGGCGGGAGATGACCGTCGGTGTCCTCAAAGAATGGTTTATGTATGCCTATCAGTGCACTGAGTGCCGGCGGTGTTCAGTGTTTTGCCCCTACGGCATCGATACCGCTGAAATTACCATGATGCTTCGTGAGCTGCTGCACCTGGTCGGTATCGGGATTAACTGGTGTATGGAGCCGGTGGCCAACTCGAACCGTACCGGTAACCATATGGGCCTCACTCCACAGGCATTTAAAGGAAATGTGGAGTTTTTGTGTGAAGACATTGAGAGCTTGACCGGTATCACGGTTAATCCGAGTTTTAACCGCAAGGGTGCCGAGATTCTGTTTATCACCCCGTCGGCGGATGTTTTTGCGGAACCTGGAATTTTTACCTGCATGGGCTACTTGCTGCTGTTTGAGGCCATCGGCCTGGACTATACCTGGTCGACCTATGCATCTGAAGGAGGGAACTTCGGCCTTTTTACCTCCAACGAGGTGATGAAGAAACTCAACGGTAAGATGTATGCAGAAGCAAAACGACTGGGAGTACGATGGATTCTGGGTGGTGAATGTGGCCATATGTGGCGTGTTCTTCACCAGTATATGGATACCATGAACGGGCCGGCTGATTTTCTGGAGGTTCCGCGTTCGCCGATTACGGGAACGGTATTTGATAATGCCGCGTCTACGAAGATGATCCATATTTCAGAGTTCACTGCCGATCTTATCAAGCATAACAAGATTACCCTTGATAAGAGCCGTAACGCGCATGTCACGGCCACCTTCCACGATTCGTGTAACCCTGCCAGGGCAATGGGGCTGCTGGATGAGCCGCGCTATATACTCGATCATGTCGTCGAGAAATGGTACGAAATGCCGGAAAATACCATCCGTGAGCAAACGTTTTGCTGTGGATCAGGGACCGCGCTCAATACCGATGAAATTATGGAACTTCGTATGCGATCCGGGTTGCCGCGGGCAAATGCAGTCAGGTATGTCCAGGAAAAACACAACGTTAACACCTTGGGGTGTGTCTGTGCTATTGATCGGGCGACCTTGACCACGCTTATGGATTACTGGGTACCTGAAGTTCAGGTCGCCGGCTTAAGTGAGCTGGTCGGTAACGCATTGGTGATCGAAGGTGAACAACGTCAAGACCTGACCGAAGGGCTCAGGACCATGGTTTAA
- the yedF gene encoding sulfurtransferase-like selenium metabolism protein YedF, which produces MSRITLDCTGLACPKPVLRVKDALALGASHIEVTVDNVASKENIFRFARSHGYAATGSDGPDGRHTISITATGEPVDLELDTSDYQCAIPTSSEVVYVIASDSMGRGSEELGWALLQTYIQTIQDVQPLPKKILLYNSGVKLVTVSSGALDALLHLQEQGVEIFVCGTCLDFFKLKSAIKVGHISNMYEIMHAMISADKVVSPF; this is translated from the coding sequence ATGTCCCGGATCACTCTTGATTGCACCGGTCTTGCCTGCCCGAAACCCGTTCTTCGTGTTAAAGATGCCCTTGCCCTGGGGGCGAGCCATATTGAAGTCACGGTCGATAACGTTGCGTCAAAAGAAAATATTTTTCGTTTCGCCCGCAGTCATGGGTATGCAGCAACGGGCAGCGATGGACCGGACGGTCGGCATACCATTAGCATAACAGCAACCGGGGAGCCGGTTGATCTCGAATTGGACACCAGTGATTATCAGTGCGCCATACCAACTTCTTCTGAAGTGGTGTATGTAATAGCTTCTGATTCCATGGGGCGGGGAAGTGAGGAGTTGGGCTGGGCTCTGCTGCAGACCTATATCCAGACTATTCAGGATGTTCAGCCATTGCCGAAAAAGATACTTCTGTACAACAGCGGCGTTAAGCTGGTGACAGTCTCTTCAGGGGCACTGGACGCCCTGCTGCATCTGCAGGAGCAGGGGGTCGAAATCTTCGTCTGTGGCACCTGTCTGGATTTTTTCAAACTGAAGTCCGCCATCAAGGTAGGGCACATCTCCAACATGTATGAGATTATGCATGCAATGATCAGTGCGGATAAGGTTGTCAGTCCCTTTTGA
- the dsrJ gene encoding sulfate reduction electron transfer complex DsrMKJOP subunit DsrJ — protein MYDSGKIIAGLLIFVLFVTIPVWYNRGSAGAVPELELPKDATTCVLPAAEIRAEHMKLLNVWRDEVLRDGDRGTFEIDGKQYQKSLMLTCMKCHTSKVRFCDRCHDYTSVNPYCWNCHLAPVE, from the coding sequence ATGTATGATAGCGGTAAAATAATCGCGGGACTGCTTATTTTTGTCCTGTTCGTCACCATACCCGTCTGGTACAACCGTGGCTCTGCTGGGGCGGTACCGGAACTTGAACTGCCGAAGGATGCAACGACCTGCGTGTTGCCGGCAGCTGAAATCAGGGCTGAGCACATGAAGCTCCTCAACGTCTGGCGTGATGAGGTGTTACGCGACGGCGACCGAGGTACTTTTGAAATTGATGGCAAGCAGTATCAGAAGAGCCTGATGCTGACCTGTATGAAGTGCCATACAAGCAAGGTGCGCTTTTGTGACAGGTGTCATGACTACACGTCGGTTAATCCTTATTGCTGGAACTGCCACTTGGCTCCTGTAGAATAA
- a CDS encoding prepilin peptidase, translating to MDIVWFALAAVIGAVVGSFLNVVILRLPQEGASIAFPASHCPQCMHTLAWYENIPVISYLFLCGRCRTCRLPISKQYPLVEIAMATLAVLVLRQFGLSVELGYYVVFCAALLVIIFIDIHHQIIPDTISLPGILLGFFGSFFIQTITWQQSGLGILCGCGSLYLVAAYHASLTNREGMGGGDLKLLAMIGAFLGWQCLPYVLFASSVFGSIVGLIAMRRQKKGGQTRIPFGPFLALGALSYLFLEEHIHRLWQLYLSAAGL from the coding sequence ATGGACATCGTTTGGTTTGCGCTCGCAGCGGTCATCGGAGCAGTCGTCGGTTCTTTTCTCAATGTCGTCATCCTGCGACTGCCTCAGGAAGGTGCGTCAATCGCCTTCCCGGCCTCTCACTGCCCACAATGTATGCATACACTGGCCTGGTATGAAAACATCCCGGTTATAAGTTATCTGTTTCTGTGCGGCCGCTGCCGAACATGTCGGCTGCCTATCTCGAAACAGTACCCGCTGGTCGAAATAGCCATGGCAACCCTGGCGGTTCTGGTGCTCCGTCAATTTGGATTGAGTGTGGAGCTGGGCTACTACGTCGTCTTTTGTGCTGCTCTGCTGGTTATCATATTTATTGATATCCATCACCAAATAATTCCAGATACAATCAGTCTGCCCGGGATTCTGCTTGGTTTTTTCGGATCCTTCTTCATCCAGACCATTACCTGGCAACAGTCCGGTCTTGGTATTCTGTGCGGTTGCGGTTCTCTTTATCTGGTGGCCGCCTACCATGCGAGCCTGACGAACAGGGAGGGAATGGGAGGGGGCGACCTCAAGTTGCTGGCAATGATCGGCGCCTTCCTTGGCTGGCAGTGTCTCCCTTATGTGCTATTTGCCAGTTCGGTTTTTGGCAGCATTGTCGGCCTGATCGCCATGCGCCGGCAAAAAAAGGGCGGGCAGACCAGAATCCCCTTTGGGCCGTTTCTTGCCTTAGGCGCCCTCTCCTACCTTTTTCTCGAAGAGCATATTCACCGTTTATGGCAGCTCTACCTCAGTGCAGCAGGTCTGTGA
- the dsrM gene encoding sulfate reduction electron transfer complex DsrMKJOP subunit DsrM yields MKYAFPLAAVIALVLIALVLVQIPGMQYLFGVVIPYLAMAIFLGGVCYRVIQWGKSPVPFRIPTTCGQGYSLPWIKQNKLEAPTTAAQVVARMFLEVVFFRSLWRNTKASVYAGPKLTYESSKWLWLFGIMFHYSFLVIVIRHMRLFLDPVPGVVAFLELGDSLLEIGAPVMYITDITIVLALLYLLIRRFTNRQVRYISLANDYFPLFLILGIVITGILMRFFIRTNVDINAIKQLAFGLVTFSPTIVTEISSLFYVHLFLVCTLLVYFPFSKLMHMGGVFLSPTRNLANNSRMKRHINPWNPDIKPHSYAAYEDEFREDMVEQGIPVEKELPPKAND; encoded by the coding sequence ATGAAGTACGCCTTCCCTTTAGCGGCAGTAATTGCTTTGGTATTGATTGCACTGGTTCTGGTGCAGATACCGGGCATGCAATACCTTTTTGGTGTTGTCATCCCTTATCTGGCCATGGCGATCTTCTTAGGCGGGGTTTGCTACCGGGTCATCCAATGGGGGAAATCGCCTGTTCCTTTTCGAATTCCCACCACCTGCGGTCAGGGATATTCGCTGCCTTGGATCAAGCAGAACAAGCTTGAGGCCCCAACGACTGCCGCTCAGGTAGTGGCCAGAATGTTTTTGGAGGTCGTGTTCTTTCGCTCGCTTTGGCGCAATACCAAAGCCAGTGTGTATGCCGGACCCAAGTTGACGTATGAATCCAGTAAATGGCTGTGGTTGTTTGGTATCATGTTCCACTACAGTTTTCTGGTCATAGTCATCCGTCATATGCGTCTTTTCCTTGATCCGGTTCCCGGGGTGGTTGCGTTTCTGGAACTCGGTGATTCTCTTTTGGAGATAGGGGCGCCGGTCATGTACATAACCGATATCACCATTGTGCTGGCCTTGCTGTACCTGCTGATCCGTCGTTTCACGAACCGCCAGGTTCGTTACATCTCGCTTGCCAACGACTATTTTCCTCTGTTTTTAATTTTGGGGATCGTTATCACCGGTATCCTGATGCGATTTTTTATCCGGACCAATGTGGATATCAATGCCATTAAGCAACTGGCTTTTGGCTTGGTCACCTTTTCTCCGACTATTGTCACTGAGATCAGTTCCCTGTTTTATGTCCATCTCTTCTTAGTATGCACTCTGCTTGTCTACTTTCCTTTCAGCAAGCTCATGCATATGGGCGGTGTTTTTCTCAGCCCAACCCGAAACCTGGCCAATAATTCGCGGATGAAGCGTCACATCAACCCATGGAACCCGGATATCAAGCCGCACTCCTATGCTGCGTATGAGGATGAATTCCGTGAGGATATGGTGGAACAGGGTATCCCTGTTGAAAAAGAGTTACCGCCTAAGGCCAACGACTAA
- a CDS encoding MBL fold metallo-hydrolase codes for MIKVKFWGVRGSIPCPGPKTMKYGGNTACIELRFPEVNRQVIIDAGSGIRELADYMLANDLPKGPIVTEIYLSHTHWDHIMGFPFFVPMYIPSTRIRVFGPVTYEDDPLEVVVGGQMKYRYFPVNMGELASSIEYHRLKEEPLIDLGDGITLSTTIINHPILTLGYRFSFRNSVFCTAYDTEPYRNLFITDPDHPDYDELMAQEGEEVAREQNQVLERFFQGADLLVHDAQYTRAEYEQNKVGWGHTPIEDAVAAARRAGVKQLALFHHDPVRTDDQLDAMALTYCDPALTAPMQVFFAREGQEIVI; via the coding sequence ATGATCAAGGTAAAGTTTTGGGGAGTACGTGGCTCGATTCCGTGCCCTGGTCCGAAAACCATGAAATACGGTGGCAATACCGCCTGTATTGAGCTTCGTTTTCCGGAAGTCAACCGACAGGTCATCATTGATGCGGGCTCCGGCATCCGGGAGCTGGCTGACTACATGCTGGCAAACGACCTGCCGAAAGGCCCGATTGTAACCGAGATCTATCTGTCACACACCCACTGGGATCATATCATGGGATTTCCCTTTTTTGTGCCGATGTATATTCCCAGTACCCGTATCAGGGTGTTTGGTCCGGTGACCTATGAGGATGATCCGCTGGAAGTCGTCGTGGGCGGGCAGATGAAGTATCGGTATTTCCCTGTCAATATGGGCGAATTGGCCAGCAGTATTGAGTATCATCGGTTGAAAGAAGAACCGTTGATTGATCTGGGCGACGGTATTACCCTGTCGACGACTATTATTAACCACCCGATTTTAACCCTCGGTTACCGTTTCAGTTTTCGTAACTCCGTGTTTTGTACAGCCTATGACACGGAACCATATCGAAACCTTTTCATCACTGATCCCGATCATCCGGACTATGACGAGTTGATGGCGCAGGAAGGGGAAGAGGTTGCCAGGGAACAGAACCAGGTGCTGGAACGGTTTTTTCAGGGTGCAGACCTGCTGGTCCATGATGCCCAGTACACCAGGGCCGAATACGAACAAAACAAGGTCGGCTGGGGACATACCCCCATTGAGGATGCTGTTGCCGCCGCCCGGCGGGCAGGTGTGAAACAGCTGGCCCTTTTCCACCATGATCCGGTGCGCACCGATGATCAACTTGATGCAATGGCGTTGACCTACTGTGATCCGGCTCTTACCGCACCGATGCAGGTGTTTTTTGCCCGTGAGGGGCAAGAAATTGTCATTTAA
- the dsrP gene encoding sulfate reduction electron transfer complex DsrMKJOP subunit DsrP, protein MFEKALKGNKYYWMWLAFLGFFIAVGVVSYLRQYFFGLSLTGMTRDVSWGIYIAQFTFLVGVAAGGVMLVLPYYIHNFKAFGRITILGEFLAIAALLMCMMFIMADLGQPLRALNVILHPTPHSMLFWDMCVLWGYLILNALCGWVILTAERKQVAPPKWIYFFVYLSIPFAISIHTVTAMLYCGLPGRHFWLSAIIAPRFLASAFAAGPALIVVMALILKRVANFDAGKEAIDKMVTIITYAAITNMFFLGMEFFVGYYSDIPGHKHSLQYLFFGLEHHGHVYNNLVPFMWGFVILFLVGIGLITHPYTRRKNDLWLGIGCASIFIAFWLDKGIGFVLAGFLPTPVHEIVEYYPNINEIFVTAGVWATGFFILTVLYKVALGVEHEVEA, encoded by the coding sequence ATGTTTGAAAAAGCACTAAAAGGAAATAAGTATTACTGGATGTGGTTGGCCTTTCTCGGCTTTTTTATAGCTGTAGGGGTTGTCAGCTATCTTCGTCAGTATTTTTTCGGACTTAGTCTTACCGGTATGACCCGGGATGTTTCCTGGGGAATATATATTGCCCAATTCACCTTCCTGGTCGGCGTGGCCGCCGGAGGTGTCATGCTGGTGCTCCCCTACTATATTCATAACTTCAAGGCCTTTGGACGTATTACCATCTTAGGTGAATTCCTCGCTATCGCGGCACTGCTGATGTGTATGATGTTTATTATGGCGGATCTTGGACAACCGCTTCGTGCGTTGAACGTTATCCTGCACCCGACCCCACACTCCATGTTGTTTTGGGATATGTGTGTTCTGTGGGGATACCTGATCTTAAATGCGCTGTGCGGCTGGGTCATCCTGACGGCGGAGCGCAAACAGGTCGCCCCGCCCAAGTGGATCTATTTCTTTGTCTACCTGTCGATTCCCTTCGCCATATCCATTCACACGGTTACAGCCATGCTGTACTGCGGTTTGCCCGGTCGGCATTTCTGGCTGTCTGCAATCATAGCCCCCAGGTTTCTCGCCTCTGCTTTTGCAGCCGGTCCTGCCCTGATCGTTGTGATGGCGCTCATCCTGAAGCGGGTAGCCAACTTTGACGCGGGGAAAGAGGCGATCGACAAAATGGTGACCATTATCACCTATGCTGCCATTACCAACATGTTTTTCCTCGGTATGGAGTTTTTTGTCGGGTATTATTCAGATATTCCGGGACATAAGCACTCTCTGCAGTATCTGTTCTTCGGTCTGGAGCATCACGGGCATGTCTACAACAACCTTGTTCCGTTTATGTGGGGATTTGTAATTCTGTTCCTGGTCGGTATTGGTCTGATCACTCATCCGTATACCAGAAGAAAAAACGATCTATGGCTTGGTATTGGTTGTGCCTCAATATTCATCGCCTTTTGGTTGGACAAGGGAATCGGGTTTGTACTGGCCGGATTCTTGCCGACCCCGGTTCATGAAATCGTAGAATATTATCCAAATATCAACGAAATTTTTGTTACTGCCGGTGTTTGGGCAACGGGATTTTTTATCCTTACCGTGCTTTATAAGGTCGCACTGGGAGTGGAACACGAGGTTGAAGCCTAA
- a CDS encoding RsbRD N-terminal domain-containing protein: MQLLEALTNKKQEILKCWIDRTLDSYLSPGFFKTAKDPFANPVGSSITAGLTTLLDLLFTSAEPQAFIKPVDQVVRIRAVQDFTPAQAVAPFLELKWIVRQVLAGDRRVKDISFSLDTLDCEIDRMALTAFDIYSECREQLYRNRIQELKSGRALLTDAGCPSALLRRNLEDSETAVIK, encoded by the coding sequence ATGCAGTTGTTGGAGGCGTTGACCAACAAAAAACAAGAAATTTTGAAGTGTTGGATTGACCGGACCCTCGACAGCTACCTGTCCCCCGGGTTTTTCAAGACAGCCAAAGACCCGTTCGCGAACCCGGTGGGCAGCAGCATTACTGCTGGATTGACCACGCTGCTTGATTTGCTGTTCACATCGGCCGAGCCTCAAGCCTTTATTAAGCCTGTGGACCAGGTCGTACGGATTCGTGCGGTCCAGGATTTTACCCCTGCACAGGCAGTGGCCCCCTTTCTTGAACTGAAATGGATCGTCCGGCAGGTGCTTGCCGGTGACAGGCGAGTCAAGGACATCTCTTTTTCGCTGGATACACTGGATTGTGAAATAGATCGCATGGCTCTGACAGCATTTGACATCTACAGCGAATGCCGGGAGCAGTTATATCGTAACCGTATTCAGGAACTGAAAAGCGGGAGAGCTCTGCTCACCGATGCCGGGTGCCCCTCTGCCCTGTTACGGCGGAATTTGGAAGACAGTGAGACCGCTGTCATAAAATGA
- a CDS encoding carboxy terminal-processing peptidase, whose product MISQLHILVFCRRFQSAAAAFLVILLFLTTEGLAKKSVPEEFNADRNQLIALMLSQQLPAQHFSHAPLDDNLSQRAFDLYLRQLDPRKRFLLESDARQLKAFAGYIDDELNSGRIVLPDAGMTLLNDRIHQVEGMINPLLEQGFDFNQQEYLELDAKKLEFAENAEQLQSRWRLMLKMQVLESFFELLETKGKQQPDLLTNVDPQNHPALLKEAVNKVRESTHRSLNRLAHQSRQDHYDRYFDTVARAYDPHTDYMAPTSKEDFDIQMSGSLEGIGALLREDEGLIKVARIIPGSAAEKQGQLQAEDTILAVAEKNGALIDISEMRIREAVSLIRGPKGTEVRLSVLKPDGTRRTVSIVRDVVRIEETYVKSTVVRQGKTAIGYLRIPSFYRDFSAQINGQESRNVSDDTAAELISLKRQKIEGLVLDLRNNGGGALTDAVQVSGLFLPGGPVVQVKDAQGVIRVLEDEDPSMLYGGPLIVLVNQFSASASEILAGALQDYGRAFIIGGEHTHGKGTVQAMLDLNKNLPLFHLQKYDDLGALKLTIQKFYRINGHSTQYKGVESDLVLPSIFDYLETGERYLDYSLPWDQVSRVQYFRWQGERLGKEQSRQLGNQWVGASPAFKTIREETSKAKVRAQQTRAGVFVDSMWKDRQVAKATRNEAKAVGLLQEDPEDETSDHGTKKIEDQVNSDPYIQVAVHILRESLLRTGSTP is encoded by the coding sequence ATGATATCGCAATTACACATTCTGGTTTTCTGCCGACGATTTCAGTCAGCTGCGGCTGCTTTTCTGGTCATCCTGTTGTTCCTGACAACAGAAGGGTTGGCGAAAAAGTCGGTTCCCGAAGAGTTTAACGCTGATCGAAACCAGCTGATTGCCCTGATGCTCAGTCAGCAATTGCCGGCGCAACATTTTAGTCATGCTCCTTTGGACGACAATCTGTCGCAAAGAGCTTTTGACCTCTATCTGCGCCAGCTTGATCCGCGGAAACGATTCCTTTTGGAATCAGATGCCCGACAGTTGAAAGCTTTTGCCGGCTATATTGATGATGAACTCAACAGCGGCAGAATTGTCTTGCCGGATGCGGGGATGACTCTGCTCAACGATCGGATTCATCAAGTGGAGGGCATGATCAACCCGCTCCTTGAGCAAGGTTTTGATTTTAATCAGCAGGAGTATCTTGAACTTGATGCCAAGAAGCTTGAGTTTGCAGAAAATGCTGAACAGCTGCAGAGTCGCTGGCGTCTCATGTTGAAGATGCAGGTGTTGGAATCGTTTTTTGAACTTCTTGAGACAAAAGGCAAACAGCAGCCGGATCTGTTGACGAACGTTGACCCCCAGAACCACCCGGCCCTGCTCAAGGAGGCAGTGAACAAGGTCCGTGAGTCGACACATCGTTCACTCAACCGGCTGGCTCACCAGTCCCGACAGGATCATTACGACCGATACTTTGACACAGTTGCCAGGGCATATGATCCGCATACTGATTATATGGCTCCCACGTCCAAGGAAGACTTTGATATCCAGATGAGCGGCTCCCTGGAAGGTATTGGAGCCCTGCTCAGAGAGGACGAGGGATTGATTAAGGTCGCCCGGATTATTCCCGGCAGTGCTGCGGAAAAACAGGGTCAGCTGCAGGCTGAGGATACGATTTTAGCGGTGGCCGAAAAAAACGGGGCGTTAATTGATATCTCAGAGATGCGGATTCGTGAGGCGGTCAGCCTTATCCGGGGCCCTAAGGGTACTGAGGTGCGTCTGAGTGTGCTCAAGCCCGACGGCACGAGGCGGACTGTTTCCATTGTCCGTGATGTGGTGCGTATTGAGGAAACCTATGTCAAGTCCACGGTGGTGCGGCAGGGAAAGACAGCCATCGGCTATTTGCGGATTCCCAGCTTTTACCGTGATTTTTCTGCTCAGATCAACGGTCAGGAGAGTCGGAATGTCAGTGATGATACCGCCGCGGAGCTGATTTCCCTGAAACGGCAGAAAATAGAGGGACTTGTTCTTGATTTACGTAATAACGGCGGCGGTGCACTGACAGATGCGGTTCAGGTTTCCGGATTGTTTCTGCCCGGTGGCCCTGTTGTGCAGGTCAAAGACGCTCAGGGGGTTATTCGGGTCCTGGAAGACGAAGATCCGTCCATGTTGTACGGTGGTCCATTGATCGTTCTGGTCAATCAGTTCAGTGCTTCAGCCTCGGAGATTCTTGCCGGTGCTCTTCAGGATTACGGCAGGGCCTTCATCATCGGCGGTGAACATACCCACGGTAAGGGAACGGTCCAGGCGATGCTGGATCTGAATAAAAATCTGCCGCTGTTCCATCTCCAGAAGTATGACGATCTGGGGGCTTTGAAATTGACCATCCAGAAATTTTACCGCATTAATGGTCATTCAACCCAGTATAAGGGCGTTGAGTCGGATCTGGTACTGCCTTCGATATTCGATTACCTGGAAACCGGTGAGCGATATCTCGACTATTCTCTTCCCTGGGATCAGGTCAGCCGCGTGCAATATTTTCGCTGGCAAGGGGAGCGTCTTGGCAAAGAGCAGTCCCGTCAGCTGGGGAACCAATGGGTAGGCGCGAGCCCGGCCTTTAAGACGATCAGGGAAGAGACATCAAAGGCAAAGGTTCGTGCTCAGCAGACCAGGGCAGGCGTTTTTGTGGACAGTATGTGGAAGGACCGGCAAGTGGCCAAGGCTACCCGCAATGAAGCCAAAGCCGTCGGTCTTTTGCAGGAAGATCCGGAAGATGAAACCAGCGACCATGGCACGAAGAAAATAGAAGATCAGGTGAACTCCGATCCGTACATACAGGTCGCGGTGCACATCCTCAGGGAATCGCTGCTGAGAACCGGCAGCACACCATGA